The Changchengzhania lutea genomic sequence AAAAGCATTCAAAGATACATTTTGTTATGATGTTTATAAAGATTAGAGCAAAAAAAAAGTCTCATTTTGAGACTTTTTTAACTATTCATTATGCTTTATTAATATTCGTCCTCATTCCAGAGGTAATCTTCGTCTGTTGGGTAATCTGACCAAATTTCTTCAATGGAGTCGTACGAATCGCCTTCGTCTTCAATAGACTGTAGGTTTTCAACAACCTCCAAAGGAGCACCAGTTCTAATAGCGTAATCTATCAACTCGTCTTTTGTTGCTGGCCAAGGTGCATCGCTTAAATAAGATGCCAATTCTAATGTCCAATACATTTCTTTATGTGTTTAAATTTTTGCAAAAATAATTTTTTAGTTTAAACAGACAAGAAAAAAATGAATTATTTAATCATTATTTTTAAGAACGTATTCTTTTGTAATTTAAACAGTTGAAATTAAGTTTTGCGTTGTTACTGCTTTTTGCAATTTTTTAACTGGAATACTTTTATAAGAATCTTGATTAGAAAAGGGGTTATTCTTTTTCAGGAATCCATTTAATTTCATTTGCTTGTAAGTCGTAGGACAACTTTCGTGCCAATACGAAAAGGTAGTCAGAAAGGCGGTTTAAGTACATTAAAGCTTTTGGGTCTATTGGTTGCATATCATTTAAAGCTGTTGCTAAACGCTCGGCCCTTCGGCAAACACAACGGGCTATGTGACAGAATGACACCGTTTGATGACCGCCAGGTAAAACAAAATGCGTCATAGGTGGTAAAGCATCATTCATGCTGTCCATTTCTTTTTCTAGAAGATTTATGTTTTCCTCAGAAATTTTAGGAATGTTTAAACGCGCTTTACCATTTTTTAAAATAGCTTTCTCAGGATCTGTAGCCAAAATGGCGCCTACCGTAAATAACCGATCCTGAATATGAACAATTAAATCTTTATAGTTTTGGTGGATGTCTTGATCGCGAATTAATCCTAAATGAGAATTGAGTTCATCCACAGTGCCATAACTTTCAATTCTAATATGATGTTTTGGTACACGTGTGCCACCAAATAATGCTGTAGTGCCTTTATCTCCTGTTTTTGTATAAATCTTCATAGTACGAAGTTAAAAGTTAAAAGTGAAAAGTGAAAATTTTTTTGCCATGAATTCCCGAATATTTCTAAAGACTAAAGACTAAAGACGGCAAACTCTTTTCAAACTCTTATTATAAAGTGTTCCTTAACTTGTTCCTTTCTAAAAAACACAAATCCCCAGAAAAAAGTATCTACGGTGATGGTGACTTTGGGATGTTGTTTGATGGTTTCCCAGGCTGCTGTCATGTCTTTAGACCAATAAATATCATCAAAAATAAAAACCGAGTCATTATGAGCTGTTTTTAGCAGCTGTTCAAAATAATTTAAAGTCGCTTTTTTTTGATGATTGCCATCAAAGAAAATAAGGTCAAAAGTCGATGATGGTATTGTTTTAATAACCTCATCAAAATTACCAGTTAATAATTTGATATCACTAAGATGATGCTTTTTAAAATTTTTCTTTGTGAATGACGAAATATTTGGACAGCCTTCAATAGTCGTGATTTTAGATTCAGGATAGCCTAAGCTCATAGCATGAGTTGCTATACCTAACGATGTGCCCAATTCAAGAATGTATTTCGGTTTGAAATAGTGCGTAATTCTGTATAGAAGCTGCACTCTTTTTTTTGTAGTACCAGCATTTCTAGCCATGTCTGAAATCTGGCGAATTTGCTTTGACATGACTTGAGAGCCGACACCCAAATCTGTTACTTTTATTTTGGTTTTATTATGAATAAGCGTTTTTCTGAAATGTAATAGCTTTATATAATCATCAAAATACGAACGATCATAAAAACATGTAGTGACCAAATTATAGATAAAAGGGGAGTGGACACCATGTTGATTTTTAGATTTGAATATGAATTTTATGTATTGATATATTTGATACCACATTTATACTTTTGTTAAAAGTTGAAAAGTTGAAAGGAATTTCGTGTTTACATATATTACCATAAACCATAAACCATAAACCATAAACCATAAACCATAAACCATAAACCATAAACCAATATCTATGCTTCCAGTTTAGACGATAATTCAAACCAGCGTTCTTCTTTTTGATTGATGTTGTCAATGATGGTCTGTAATTCTAGTGATAATTTAGTAATCTCATCCTGTGAGAGGGACGTATCCAGAAATTTATCTTCCAGTTCTTTTTTGTTAAAACCTAAGGCTTTCAACTTGCTTTCGATACTGTTAAGTTCTTTTTCCTCTTTATAGGACAATTTGTTATCTTCGGTTTTTTTCCAACTTTTCTTTTCTTTTTTGTCTTCGGAAGTATTTGAAATTACAGGTTGACTATCTTCATAAACACGATAATCTGTGTAATTACCTGGAAAATTTTCAATAAGGCCATCGCCCTTAAAAACGAATAAATGATCGACAACCTTATCCATAAAATATCGGTCATGCGATACGACGATAATGCAGCCCGGAAAATCCAATAAGAAGCTTTCTAATACATTAAGCGTAACAATATCCAAATCGTTTGTAGGTTCATCTAAAATCAAAAAATTAGGATTTTGAATTAAAACAGTACACAGGTATAAGCGTTTACGTTCACCACCACTTAGTTTTTCGACAAAATCGTACTGCTTTTTTCTACTGAAAAGAAAGCGCTCTAAAAGTTGCTGTGCGCTAATCTGTTTCCCTTTTTTTAGTGGAATATAATCTCCAAATTCTCTAATAACATCAATAACCTTTTGCTCAGGCTTAATGGTGATGCCATTTTGTGTGTAATAGCCAAATTTAACCGTGTCCCCTGTAATAACCTTACCAGAGTCTGGTTGAGCGCTTTGCGTTAAAATATTTAGAAAGGTTGTTTTTCCAGTTCCGTTTTTACCAATAATTCCTGCACGTTCCCCTTTTTGGAAAGTATAGTCAAATCCGTCAAGAATGATCTTGTCTTTAAACGATTTTGATACTTTATGAAACTCCAAAATCTTGCTACCCAAGCGCTCCATATTCAGTTCTAGTTGCACTTCATGGTCATTACGTCGCTGCCCTGCGCGATGTTTTATATCCTGAAAATCGTCAATTCTAGATTTAGATTTTGTGGTTCTCGCTTTAGGTTGGCGACGCATCCAATCTAATTCCTTCTTAAAAAGCTGTTTGGCTTTCCCTGTTTCTACCGCTTCTTGTTCTATTCTAGCTTCACGCTTTTCCAGGTAATATGAATAATTTCCTTTGTAACTATAAAGCTGTCCTTCATCCAGTTCAATAATTTCATTACAGACCCGCTCCAAAAAATAGCGGTCGTGAGTCACCATAAACAAAGTGATATTTTCTTTTGCAAAAAAGGCTTCCAACCACTCAATCATTTCTAAGTCCAGATGATTGGTAGGCTCATCTAAAATAAGCAAATCGGGTTTGTTAATAAGCGCATTTGCAAGTGCTAAACGTTTTTTTTGTCCGCCAGATAAGGTACTGACCTTGGCATTTAAATCTTCTAATTTAAGCTTAAAAAGAATTTGCTTATACTGGGTTTCAAAATCCCAAGCTTGATGCTGCTCCATGGCTTCAAAAGCGATTTGGTAGGCTTCAGCATCTTCAGAGTTTAAAAGGGCTTTTTCGTAATTCGAAATGACTTTTAAAATATCGTTATCACTGGCGAAAATAGTTTCCTCAACCGTAAGGCTTTCATTAAATTTCGGGTCTTGGGAAAGAAAGGAAACCGTAATGTCATTTCTATAGATGATGTTTCCAGAATCTGGGGCATCATCACCGGCGAGCATATTTAGAATGGAGGTTTTACCCGTACCGTTTTTTGCGATAAATGCAATTTTCTGGTCTTTATGTACGCTAAACGAAATGTCTTGAAAGAGCTTTAATTCGCCGTAAGATTTCGATATATTTTCAACAGTTAAGTAATTCAAAATGTCTTTCTTGCAAATAACGTACAAATTGCCAAAATTTACTAGATTAGTTTTGGTTTTCCTATTGAAAGGCTATATTTGTGAATAATCAATTTTCCGAAAATGAAACGATTAACCCTTATAACTTGTTTAATCGTAGCTACGCTGTTTTCTTCATGCATTACAAATAAAGATGTTGTTTATTTACAGGATAAGGGCACTGCTACAGATAGCACAAGTATTATTAAGCAGCTATCCAAACCCTATAGGGTTCAAGTAAACGACATTTTAAGTATTAATGTGAAGGCTTTAGATAATGAGTTGACTGCCATTTTTAACCCGGCTGGAAGTGTTGGGGGGACTTCTCAAGGTCAAGGAGCGCTTTATTTTAATGGCTTTACTGTAGATTTACATGGCGATATTGAATTTCCTATTTTAGGAGAAATCAGTGTCTTGGGGTTTACCATTAATGAAATTGAAGAAAAAGTAAAACAGCTATTATTGGAAATCTATTTTAAGGAGACCGCAGATATATTTGTGACTGTTAAATTAGCAGGGTTAAGATACACCGTAACGGGTGAGGTGGGCGGTACTGGTGTGTACACACTTTTTCAAGATCGTGTAAATATTATTGAGGCCTTAGCCAACGCAGGTGACATTAGTCAAACGGGGGATAGAACGGATGTCTTGGTAATAAGGCAATATCCCGATGGACAAAAAATACATCATATTGATTTGACTGATATAGCTGCCATGCAGTCATCGTTTTATTATATACAACCCAATGATATGATATTGGTAAAACCTTTGAGGAGAAAGGCTTTAGGAGCAGGTCAAACAGCCATACAGAATATAACCACCATAGCTTCTATATTATCTGTGCTGGTGTCCACTTATTTTTTAACTCGAAACCTATAATTTTAGATATGACTGAAGAATTTGATATGTCAGAGTCTAACAGCTCATCATTTGATATCAAAAAATTCCTATTTAGAGCGTTAAGCTATTGGAAGTTTTTTTTAATTCTTTTAGCGGTTGGTTTCTTTATTGTATATCAACAAAACATACGGGAAGAGTTTTCATATCGGTTAGGAACTAAAATTTCAATTGAAGACGATAGTAATCCGCTGTTTACCTCTAATGCGAGCTTGACATTTAACTGGGGTGGTGTTACCTCTAAGGTACAGACCATGATTGTGACCTTAAAATCAAGGTCGCATCATGAGAAGGTGGTAGATAGATTAGAGTTTTATAAGAGCTACTTAAAACAAGGCCGGTTTAGAATGCAGGATGTTTATAAGGCCGTGCCTTTCATTTTTAATCATGATTATAATGCGCCACAACTTCTTAATACACCTGTTAAAATAACATTTTTAAGTTCAGATTCCTTTGAGTTGGAAACCCAATTTTTGAGTTCAGTAGTGTCTGCACAAAATTACTTAACAAAACAAATTTCGAGCATTGACGTACCAATTGGACTTTATAAAAAACAATATAAATTAGGGGATTCCATTTCACTTCCTTTTTTGAAAGGGGAGGTCGTATTGCGAGAAAATCGTCAAGCTATTATAGGAAATCCATTTTTTATTCAATTTGGCAATTTTAATGCTATTGTTTCCAGTTACCAAGCACGAATGGCTGTCGCCAATACTAGTAATTCGCCCATTATTGATATTTCACTCATTGATAAAAATACAGTTAAAATCGTTGACTATTTGAATGCTGCTGTAGCAGTTTTGAGCGAAGATCAATTAAATAGAAAAAACCAATATGCCACAAATGCCATTGCTTTTATTGATAAGCAGATCGCTAGGGTAAAAGGAGAACTGTCTGATAATGCGGAAGCATTGAATGATTACAGAAAGAAAAATAAGATATACAGTTTAGATGATCAGGGCACATTGCTAAATGAAAAGCTGACGAGATTTGACAATGAAAAAGAAGCCATTAACAGACAATTAAATTATTATTCTAGTCTGAAAAATTATTTACTTACAAGTAGCACGTTCACCGAAATACCGGCACCTTCTGTGGCAGGAATTGAGGACGGCAACATTTTAAGTAATGTCTCTAAAATAAACGATCTGTCTGTTCAGAAATCTAAATTGCAATACTCTGTACGAAGTGATGCCTCAGTGTTTAATGATTTAAACAGGCAAATTGAAGGTCTGAAGAACGTGCTTTTAGAAAACATCAGCTCGGTTACTAATGGATTACGAAGAGATTTAGAAGCGGTAAGTACGAATCTTAGAAAGGTAGAGTCTCAATTTTCAAAACTCCCAGAAGATCAGCAAAAACTGATCAGTATTACGCGCCAATATTCATTAAGTGAACAAACTTACAATGTGTTTTTGGCAAAACGTGGCGAGGCTGAAATTATTAAAGCATCTAACGTTTCAGACATACTCGTTATAGATTCAGCTAAAAATACAGGTGCTATGGTCTTGGGCAGAAATCTTAATATACGCTATGTTTTTGCATTCTTTATTGCGCTATTGATTCCGTTACTTTTGGCCTTTATATTGACTTTTCTAGATAATAACATTCATAGTCCAATGGATGTCGAAAAACTATCAACCATTCCTATGTTGGGTGTGATAAGTAAAAACACTCTAGATAATAACTTAGTGGTTCATAGAAAGCCAAAATCGGCGGTTGCCGAAGCTTTTCGTGCCATTCGCTCTAATTTGCAATATTTTTATAAAGTAAACACAAAGAATGGCGATGGTACAAAAACTATAATGATTACCTCTTCTGTGAGTGGGGAAGGGAAAACATTCTGCTCTATCAACGTCGCTACTGTATTTGCTTTAAGCGGAAAAAAAACCATCTTGGTTGGACTGGATTTAAGAAAACCGAAAATTTTTGGAGATTTTAACATTCAGAACGATATAGGCGTTGTGAACTATTTAATAGGGCAAGAATCAATTGATAATATTATCCAGGCTACAGACGTTGAACATTTAGATGTGATTACCTCTGGTCCTATCCCGCCAAACCCATCGGAATTGTTGATTAGTGAAAGGTTAAATGATCTTATTTCAGATTTGAAATCTAAGTACGAATATATCATATTAGATACACCTCCAATTGGGTTAGTGGCCGATGCGTTGGAATTACTGGATTACGTTGATGTAACCCTGTATGTTATTAGACAGGATTTTACTAAAAAAGGCATGTTCAATCTGATTAACGAAAAATATAGAACAAAACAGATTAAAAATATTAGCCTCATTTATAATGGTTATGATCAGCGAGCAAATTATGGTTATGGCTACGGTTATGGTTATGGCTACGGTTATGGTTATGGAAACTATGCCAACGGGTATCATGAGGAAGACAATAAAAAATTAACCTTGTGGATGAAAGTTAAGACATTCTTTATCAAATGAAACTAGCTAGATTGATTTATCTGAAATTGATATTAATATAAGATAATTGGATAAAAAACAACCACATGATAATTGGCTTTATACAATCACGCCAAAAAGCCAATTAATTAACTTAAACATCAAAGAAATTTGGCGCTATCGTGATTTGCTCTTTTTATTTGTAAAACGGAATGTTATAACCGTTTATAAACAAACTATTTTAGGTCCGCTGTGGTATTTTATCCAGCCTCTTTTTACCTCTGTAATATTCACCTTAATTTTTAACAATTTAGCAAATATACCCACAGGAAGTGGCATTCCTTCTTTTTTGTTCAATCTGGCGGGAATTACGACTTGGAATTATTTTAAAGAGTGCCTAACAGGAACAAGTGACACATTCGTACAGAATCAAGGAATATTTGGAAAGGTGTATTTCCCCAGAGTGATTGTACCATTATCTACGGTTGTAACCAATTTGGTAAAGTTTGGAATTCAGCTTTTAGTGTTTATAGGGTTTTATATCTACTTTGTTTTCTTTACAGATAGCGCTTATAACGTTACGCTTCAAAAAGCCATTATCCTATTACCCATATTAATTGTTTTAATGGGAATTTTCGGATTGGGTTTAGGTATGATAATTTCATCGATGACCACCAAATATCGAGATTTAAAATTCCTCATAGCATTTGGGGTGCAATTGTTAATGTATGGCTCTGCAGTCATGTATCCTTTATCTTATTTTAAAGAAAAACTACCTCATATTTCTTGGGTAGTAGAATACAACCCTATGACAACTATGATAGAAACCTTTAGATATATGACTTTAGGTATTGGTGATTATTCCATGTCAAAAATAATGTATGCGACACTTATTAGTATGGCCACGTTTTTAATAGGGCTTATTATATTTAACAAAACAGAGAAAAGCTTTATAGACACCATTTAATGCAAAAAGATATTATTTTAAAAGCCGAAAACATTTCTAAACAGTACCGACTAGGTTTGGTGGGAACAGGCACTATCAGTCATGATTTTAATAGATGGTGGCATAGGATACGAGGGAAAGAGGATCCTTATTTAAAAATTGGTGAGGCTAATGATAGAAGTACTAAAGCAGATTCAGACTATGTTTGGGCGTTAAAAGATATTAATTTTGAGGTAGAACGTGGGGAGGTATTAGGGATTATAGGAAAAAATGGTGCAGGTAAATCGACGCTTTTAAAAATTCTATCTCGGGTTACTGCACCTACAACAGGGGTAATAAAAACAAAAGGCAGAATCGCCTCATTATTAGAAGTAGGCACTGGATTTCACCCAGAAATGACTGGACGGGAAAACATCTATTTGAACGGCGCTATTTTGGGCATGACCAAAAAGGAGATCAATTCAAAAATAGATGAAATCATCGAATTTTCTGGTTGCGAGCGTTATATTGATACCCCAGTAAAAAGATATTCGTCTGGTATGACAGTACGGTTAGCCTTTGCTGTTGCAGCTTTTTTAGAACCTGATATTTTAGTGATAGATGAGGTTTTAGCAGTAGGTGATGCAGAATTTCAGAAAAAGGCGATTGGCAAAATGCAGGATATTAGCAGGGGAGAAGGAAGGACGGTTTTGTTTGTGAGCCATGATATGGATGCGATATCTATTTTAACGTCCAGACTTATTGTTCTTAAAAATGGTATGATACATTTTAATGGACCATCTGATTTAGGAATAAAAGAGTATTTAAAAACAGGTTCAAACGATTCTAATTATTTATATATAGGGGGCAGTAATGAAAAACCAAAAATCACAGAGATTTTCATAGATACAAGTCTTCCAAATAAT encodes the following:
- a CDS encoding DUF2795 domain-containing protein codes for the protein MYWTLELASYLSDAPWPATKDELIDYAIRTGAPLEVVENLQSIEDEGDSYDSIEEIWSDYPTDEDYLWNEDEY
- a CDS encoding cob(I)yrinic acid a,c-diamide adenosyltransferase, whose translation is MKIYTKTGDKGTTALFGGTRVPKHHIRIESYGTVDELNSHLGLIRDQDIHQNYKDLIVHIQDRLFTVGAILATDPEKAILKNGKARLNIPKISEENINLLEKEMDSMNDALPPMTHFVLPGGHQTVSFCHIARCVCRRAERLATALNDMQPIDPKALMYLNRLSDYLFVLARKLSYDLQANEIKWIPEKE
- a CDS encoding O-methyltransferase, which translates into the protein MWYQIYQYIKFIFKSKNQHGVHSPFIYNLVTTCFYDRSYFDDYIKLLHFRKTLIHNKTKIKVTDLGVGSQVMSKQIRQISDMARNAGTTKKRVQLLYRITHYFKPKYILELGTSLGIATHAMSLGYPESKITTIEGCPNISSFTKKNFKKHHLSDIKLLTGNFDEVIKTIPSSTFDLIFFDGNHQKKATLNYFEQLLKTAHNDSVFIFDDIYWSKDMTAAWETIKQHPKVTITVDTFFWGFVFFRKEQVKEHFIIRV
- a CDS encoding ABC-F family ATP-binding cassette domain-containing protein, translating into MNYLTVENISKSYGELKLFQDISFSVHKDQKIAFIAKNGTGKTSILNMLAGDDAPDSGNIIYRNDITVSFLSQDPKFNESLTVEETIFASDNDILKVISNYEKALLNSEDAEAYQIAFEAMEQHQAWDFETQYKQILFKLKLEDLNAKVSTLSGGQKKRLALANALINKPDLLILDEPTNHLDLEMIEWLEAFFAKENITLFMVTHDRYFLERVCNEIIELDEGQLYSYKGNYSYYLEKREARIEQEAVETGKAKQLFKKELDWMRRQPKARTTKSKSRIDDFQDIKHRAGQRRNDHEVQLELNMERLGSKILEFHKVSKSFKDKIILDGFDYTFQKGERAGIIGKNGTGKTTFLNILTQSAQPDSGKVITGDTVKFGYYTQNGITIKPEQKVIDVIREFGDYIPLKKGKQISAQQLLERFLFSRKKQYDFVEKLSGGERKRLYLCTVLIQNPNFLILDEPTNDLDIVTLNVLESFLLDFPGCIIVVSHDRYFMDKVVDHLFVFKGDGLIENFPGNYTDYRVYEDSQPVISNTSEDKKEKKSWKKTEDNKLSYKEEKELNSIESKLKALGFNKKELEDKFLDTSLSQDEITKLSLELQTIIDNINQKEERWFELSSKLEA
- a CDS encoding polysaccharide biosynthesis/export family protein; its protein translation is MKRLTLITCLIVATLFSSCITNKDVVYLQDKGTATDSTSIIKQLSKPYRVQVNDILSINVKALDNELTAIFNPAGSVGGTSQGQGALYFNGFTVDLHGDIEFPILGEISVLGFTINEIEEKVKQLLLEIYFKETADIFVTVKLAGLRYTVTGEVGGTGVYTLFQDRVNIIEALANAGDISQTGDRTDVLVIRQYPDGQKIHHIDLTDIAAMQSSFYYIQPNDMILVKPLRRKALGAGQTAIQNITTIASILSVLVSTYFLTRNL
- a CDS encoding exopolysaccharide transport family protein, producing MTEEFDMSESNSSSFDIKKFLFRALSYWKFFLILLAVGFFIVYQQNIREEFSYRLGTKISIEDDSNPLFTSNASLTFNWGGVTSKVQTMIVTLKSRSHHEKVVDRLEFYKSYLKQGRFRMQDVYKAVPFIFNHDYNAPQLLNTPVKITFLSSDSFELETQFLSSVVSAQNYLTKQISSIDVPIGLYKKQYKLGDSISLPFLKGEVVLRENRQAIIGNPFFIQFGNFNAIVSSYQARMAVANTSNSPIIDISLIDKNTVKIVDYLNAAVAVLSEDQLNRKNQYATNAIAFIDKQIARVKGELSDNAEALNDYRKKNKIYSLDDQGTLLNEKLTRFDNEKEAINRQLNYYSSLKNYLLTSSTFTEIPAPSVAGIEDGNILSNVSKINDLSVQKSKLQYSVRSDASVFNDLNRQIEGLKNVLLENISSVTNGLRRDLEAVSTNLRKVESQFSKLPEDQQKLISITRQYSLSEQTYNVFLAKRGEAEIIKASNVSDILVIDSAKNTGAMVLGRNLNIRYVFAFFIALLIPLLLAFILTFLDNNIHSPMDVEKLSTIPMLGVISKNTLDNNLVVHRKPKSAVAEAFRAIRSNLQYFYKVNTKNGDGTKTIMITSSVSGEGKTFCSINVATVFALSGKKTILVGLDLRKPKIFGDFNIQNDIGVVNYLIGQESIDNIIQATDVEHLDVITSGPIPPNPSELLISERLNDLISDLKSKYEYIILDTPPIGLVADALELLDYVDVTLYVIRQDFTKKGMFNLINEKYRTKQIKNISLIYNGYDQRANYGYGYGYGYGYGYGYGNYANGYHEEDNKKLTLWMKVKTFFIK
- a CDS encoding ABC transporter permease, with amino-acid sequence MDKKQPHDNWLYTITPKSQLINLNIKEIWRYRDLLFLFVKRNVITVYKQTILGPLWYFIQPLFTSVIFTLIFNNLANIPTGSGIPSFLFNLAGITTWNYFKECLTGTSDTFVQNQGIFGKVYFPRVIVPLSTVVTNLVKFGIQLLVFIGFYIYFVFFTDSAYNVTLQKAIILLPILIVLMGIFGLGLGMIISSMTTKYRDLKFLIAFGVQLLMYGSAVMYPLSYFKEKLPHISWVVEYNPMTTMIETFRYMTLGIGDYSMSKIMYATLISMATFLIGLIIFNKTEKSFIDTI
- a CDS encoding ABC transporter ATP-binding protein, encoding MQKDIILKAENISKQYRLGLVGTGTISHDFNRWWHRIRGKEDPYLKIGEANDRSTKADSDYVWALKDINFEVERGEVLGIIGKNGAGKSTLLKILSRVTAPTTGVIKTKGRIASLLEVGTGFHPEMTGRENIYLNGAILGMTKKEINSKIDEIIEFSGCERYIDTPVKRYSSGMTVRLAFAVAAFLEPDILVIDEVLAVGDAEFQKKAIGKMQDISRGEGRTVLFVSHDMDAISILTSRLIVLKNGMIHFNGPSDLGIKEYLKTGSNDSNYLYIGGSNEKPKITEIFIDTSLPNNVHEFGKKINFIFTVQMPFKVDNLALSFQILDDSEVPVTHLWIIDSEKSINREAGKYKFNCEIRYPKLYMGNYSLRVYLSDSKLKQQYDYLESVCDFKIQMMKNVRQDYKWSKGACKYIEDSNWEVIKEKEL